TAGTGAATGCAATACGAGTGCTGATtatctagtttaaatttgaactagaaaatcagcactcgtagtgcagtcactattcAAGAATTGTAAGTGcttgtaagtgctaaattagcactttaaTTTCTACAGTGTATCAAACTGACAATGTTTGAAACTAACGTTACCTAACTATAGGAATAATTTACTGGGAAATAATATACCTGTAGAATAAACTGTATTTTTACAGTGGGGCCATTGACTAAATGTTTGCACAATAATCAGATAAAAACACGATTCTATAACAAACTTAAAGGAAGCACACTTTCAACTTGAAATAGTCGCCCTGTTGTTAAATATGTCGTCTTTGCAGAGAGGCGGTTGCAATCTTTCCAATGACTGTCCGTTGAGAGCGCAAACCTGAACtaagtttatttttattcaattaatgaTTTATTCCGATTAATCGAATTGTATGGTAACGTAAGTTACATCACGTATGTTACATTTGTGGATTAAAATGGTTAAGTTAACATATTTAATGAATCTTTACTCGGACCCCCATATGAAGTGCGGTTTTACTCCGTTAGTCTCAACTCTGGAACAAATATTCAGAGCTATGTACCTTCATACCTATTTGTGAAACGTTATTAAACTTAAATAGACCCCTTTTGGTTATATAGTAAAACAATGTTATTGTTTTAGTTCTCAGCTTGATAGCATAAACATGCAGAATAAAAATGGTAACGGTAGATCTGGCGACACTTTTGCAAGAGGTGTAGctatttattttaaaacaacggttagcttttaaaaaaattgtatatttcatgaaatatttagcTGCCTTTATGAAGCTGTGATTGTGAGTATCATCTCTGTACTTATATTTTTAGTTGAGAAAACATGTAAAATTTTCACTGGCGATCGACATGCACTTTTTAGCCTTCAGCCTAAATTCAACTCTCCACACCGGCTTATATGGTTGAAACTCGCCTCCGAAATAACTTGCACTTTTGTTTTGGTATAAAATAAAAACGCAAAATCATTCTGAAAAAGCTTGAAGTCTCAAAAAAGTGGGTAGTTACCACTGGCGATACGATTTTTTGCCAATTGTCCCGAAATAGATACACGCGGACAAAAAAGGGATCCAaaccaattaaaatcaagaaaagttgtaAGATGATTCGAATCCGACAAATACTTGTCGGACAAATAATGCTGATGAAGGTTTTTACCCTCTGCCCGCCTCGATCCTTTAACCTTAATTCTCCCATAAAATACTCAATCCATGCTGTACTGAACTTGGCTCGAGCGAAGGATGTGCATTATTATCATCGAGCGCTGATTGAGTGTACAGCACAGGTTTCGCAGAACACAAAGTTCAAGTTCTCAGactatattatgtacatgtatgcatatcaATAATGCACGCAAACATAACCCGACAAATAATGCTGCATGGCTGTTAGTTGTACATATTATTTGGAGTGGCCCACTGAATGGAATTACAACACGTGAATTTCTGAAAGAATACAGAAGTCCGTTTCGTTTCTGCAGTCTCGTCGCTATCACAACTATTGCAACACAATCAGCAATAGGCCAAATGGTTGATTTCTATAGATTCTTGGATTTCTAGGATCGTATGATCGAGCTTGGAGTATAAGACGATATAACTAAACTGAATAGTAATTGCACCTCGTACATGTCGTAGGCCGGCTCGTAGAATAGCTCGAAGTCGGTAGCGTCGTGCATAAACCATGGGGTTTCTCAGCTTGTTGAGTGGATTCGTGTCAATGACTACCTTATATCTCGTGGTTGTCTTGATCGTCATCTTCTTCGCGTAAGTCTGCTCTCTTACTGTATCTGCATCCCggctccctccctctctcttgttCAAATTCCCAAAGATCATGATTACGatcatttgttattattatcatcattatcattatgattaatagtattagaagtagtagtatcattacaattattattatcactatcatcatcatcatcatgattattattatcattatctattatcattatatattattataataattatcatcatcatcatcaccgtcatcatcatcctgtTGTTGTTATTAAGCAAAGAATAATATTCTTAGAAACGCATCATACATTTAATCTTTAATAGTTAGCATGTTCTATCCCCCCCCCTTCAGGTATGATTTCTGGACACACACGTATTTCAAGAGGCGAGGAATTCCAGGGCCGCCTCCAAAACCaatatttggaaatgcgttggATTTCAGTAGAGTGAGTATATGGTCAGGGAACACATTTCCCAATATAGTTTGAACTCAGTTAAGTAAAACACGGgtttaatcaaatcaatttcagcAGTGTGAACGGAGCCATGGCTaacatcggggggggggggggggctgtcatCACCATTTTCTTAGTGATTCTCGttaacatttttctgacaaAAATGAGAATTATCACTctggggcggatccaggattttccaagggagGGGGGAATATTTTCCcgataaaaatttgacaagccaaaaaaaaaattcacctaTAATTGAAGGTCATTTCGCCCGCGGAAAAAAATGAGGTCCTCACTTTCAAAAAGCCGGAGGGGGCACACTTGCATAAAAACGGTATAttcacattacaaattttgattacgGCTCTCAAAAGGAGGGCATGGGCTGGCTGTGCacccccccctggatctgcctcTGCTATCACTTTCACGcaacctatatatatatatacatatatatatatatatatatatatatatatatatatctacttattgaaacaacaccagtttggaatcaaaccgctgctgttttaatactaattgttgTTGtacaaacacctatctggtgttaaaccaaaacgaaactggtgttgtttaaggcttctctgatgtggacatgtatagattccaggctggtgttaaatcaacaccagagttatTGCAATGTGGTGTTAAATTAGCACTGGCGTTTTGCAGTGTTGagttatttcaatttctttgtttaccTTGATCATGTTCCTTTTCCCCCCTCAATCATAACCCTGCAGCCTAGCTGTGAAGTATTGGAGGAGTACGGGAAAAGATATGGCACCATTTTTGGTGTCTATCTGTGGAGGAAACCTATTATCGTGATCGCTGATGTCGACGTGTTACGTAATGTCATGATCAAGGACTACCATCGATTCTACAATAAATACGtaaggaaatgaaatatattattattactgtttgATATATAAAAAGACACGAAATTTCAAATCAGAGCAACTTGTTTTCCAAAGCAGAATGACTGGAATATGATacctataataatgataatgataagtaTAAACTATAACAATTTACCAGCTGGTCTTTTCTGGTTCCCTTTTCGTAAAGacttgttaaaaaatataatgtaatacATACTTTAGAATCACGGCAGCGCCACAGAAGGgcaaaacaatataaaaattcGAGATCTTGGCCGTGCAATACTTTGTAATACTCATGTAATTCATTTGAATAAGTATAGCGTCAACTTTTGGTCACCTCCCCCCTAAAATATCATGACATCCTCGCGCCAAGAATGTATATAGTTGAACTCAATCACAATGTTAGTGTACAATTTtgattattaccatcatcaaaaAGGAAAGGTAGACTTGGCATTAAATGCAGATATGCATTTGTCTTGTAGGCATGtttaaattccatttttctcagtggattttttttgtctttgttgcCATTGTTCAGCCTATGCCGATGAAATCAGGGGTATTTGATCTCGCACTATTCCAGCTCAGAGATTCACAGTGGAAGAGAATTAGGGATATCATGACCCCAACCTTCactggaaagaaaatgaaaatggtaaggcacgaacgtagagggcgtcaATAACATCGGTGTTGCTGAGGACACCGGCACCCTCACCCTCTTACGTTCGTCAATGTAAGCTACTTTGGGGGGCTCATGAAAAATCTTGAAAGACATCGCTTAGATAAAGACGTAAATATTcacaataaaaattgaattgtaCGTGTCTTAAAATCCGAACGACAACACAACgactttttgagaaaaaatgataCTTTTAATGTGCAACAATTATAGTGTACTCAATATTCAAGTGCGATCAATGCATTAAATACCCCGGGTAAGGCTGATCAGGTGATCAGGTATTCAAATAATTCTTTCCTACGTGGTACACATTattacacctgggtggagagtgttGAATGCAGATAAACGCATTGGCTTTAGATTGTTATATCTTGACTTGTTTATGAATGTTACATTTGACTAAAAACTTCTTTTGAGTACGAAATGTAAAGAAATTTAACTCAGTTTCATTGATAAGGATGTATAACAATTTTATTGacttttatcattcatttacGCCTTTTCGCGTCATGATAATGATCGAATTTAAGATAGaaaaagagataaaagaaaTGACAGGTGCAGCCATTATGAAATTTCGTTAGTTTGATTAAAATTAAGTATGACAGAACAACATAGTTTAGCATCATTTCCCTATTCAGTTCAGAATCTAATCCATTAACATAATAGTGAATATGACATAACAACTTGATCAGAATGTTTAAAATCTATATTACGTCTAATTTTGCAACAGATGTCAGATACAATAAACAGTTGTGCAGACACAATGGTCGAGAAACTTCGTCAATCTTGTGAGAAAGATGGGAATATCGATACGGTAGAGTAAGTAATAAACATACTCGTTTAATGAGGATGTGGGGAAAGAGAAACATTAACAAAAAGTTCTtaattagaaaagaaaaatcgtAATAcacatttgatgaaaaaaattcatgatGCATTATCTGAGAAggaatgtcatattttttttaaatgttaatcaattatgaatataatcAGAATCAGTCTTCTGCATACGCATTTATGAAGAATAATGTAAACGTCAATTCATCATCGGGATTGCGAACCATTAAAATAAGGGAATCTGTTGATTTCGTATTACATTAAATATAGGAGACCTGCTTATGGTGGAcatcaaaatatgtaaaattccTCCCAAAAAAATAGTTGATGGTCTTAAGTTAAACCGTCTTTGATATTGCATTCCAAAATTGGTTATCGAGACTAATTGACATTAGCAATTTAGGGTGGTATTTTCATTTGACCATCAATAATCAAGATAGCGCAAGTACAGATGTTTTGTTAATGACATTAACGCCAAGTCATTGCTATCAATCATGTTAGTTAAATATATGCCAACGTcgtttttcttaatattttgatCTTCGTATTACGGTGAATAAgcttgtatttttataatacTTTATGTTCAGCTGTTTTCACAACTCTGTATTCTCCATTATTGTATTCTGATATGTTTAAACTCCTGTTTGATATTTCCAATTCTCAAATCTCTCGACTATCTATGTTAATCTTTTACCTTCTTCCCCTACGCCCTCTTCCTCTCTACTCCCCTCCCCTTTCTCACCTCCCTCCCACTCTCTCCACTCATGGGCGGAAATATCAGGGGaacagggggacgcgtccccccccccccttactaaAAAAAgtagggggcacaatatcaagTGTCCCCCtcctatttttttatctttaatgatgaaagaaattaatctttcaaaatggaaataaaacattattttggaCGAGCTGACCTTAATTCTTgttgataaacattttttttgtttgtcaatttCTATCGGTCGAAATGTCCTTACATTTGTGGTGATaacccccttttttgcttgtcaaatttgccagcccctggtccccctatctttggggagagatttccgcccttgttTCCACTCCTCTCCTATTCCATCTCCCCTTTTCATCTCCATCTCATCCtctcaacatattttttctttctcctctcaGATTGTTTGGAAGTTTCATCATGGATAACGTAGCAAGTTGCGGATTTGGTTTGAAAGTCAACTCCCAGAAGGACAAGGCCGATCCCTTCGTCGAGCACGTGTCTCGGTTCTTCAAAGTGTCCTTCACGTCGCCTGCCTTCATGGCTGTCTGTAAGACACAATACGCTGTTATAAACTTGGGTGCTAAAACTAACACCAGTCGGTGTCTATAGAAGAAGCACACTAAGGTGTTAAATTTACAACCTAGTGATTGAGCATGACACTTAAAAGTGTAACAAGAAAATGTGTTGTCGTAACACCAATGttctttattcttatgtttagtttgttaatttttcttttgttatttgttatttgtatgcgccttgagcatctcttAGAGATGGATAtgttgcgctttataaatattgttattattattattattaactaaCATTGACTGGGACTGGTGTCGTCCTCAAAGgttaaaaagttaaataaaatTACCGCAAATTATgctggcgcaaatattcactactgaaagatacgcgccgtataagctaaaacatcaacaacaacaacaacatagtTTTGATAAAAGATTATCTACGTTACATAAAGCGTCTGCGTAGTGAATGAGGAAATTCCCTATTATTCTGGCTTCAGCCCGGTTATTATAAAAAGCGATTGCCCAttcaagcaatatactgtacatatatCTTCTTGTAACCTGATATATGTTTTTCATATACAGCATTCATGCCGGTTCTGAAGCACGTCTTCAGATTTCTAAATATCACCTTGTTTCCCAAGGACGTCATCGATTTCTTCTCTGACGTCACAGAAAAGGCGGTAGCTCTGAGGGAAAACAATCCAATGGAAAAGGTTAGATAGCATCCAGATAGTATCGgcaatgatagtgatgattataataacaataataaaaaaaatgataatgatgatgattatataataatgaagctaataataaagatgatgatgataataatatcaacaataacaataataatgataataataatacttatgataatgtttcaaaatgtttttgatCTCCATTGATTGTTTATTTACGTTCTTTGGATAAACAGGGGGCCGATTTTCTCCAGCTTCTCATCGATGCCAAAAATGGCCAAGACGAAACGGCAAATGAAAACGATGATGACGACATCCACAACAAATACTTCAAAAATGCCGGGCCAGATGATGATCTCCCGAGCAAGACCCAGAAATACATAACGAGAGAGGAAATGCTAGGACAGGTAATGTATTTGAAAATGTTActctaacttttttttctaaaacgatgtgttttaaaaatatagataattgCCAAGATGAGAACTCCAGCACTTAATTTTCTTTCGAGTAAAAGTTTGGGGATTATCGCAATGCCTACTAAATCTcatcaataataatgaatgatggAATAATAAAGAACTTCGTGGTCATGATCCTAACCTCTCCTTAATGTTTAcactctctcttctttttctctctcctcttctttttatcCCACTACTTGAAGAACTAATTGGTCCCTCCCCCTCTTCTCACCCCGCCTGGGCGTACCCTGAAAGTATACAACTCCTTTGATTTCtttgattcaaatgaaaatactatgatttgtcatttatatttctatttttcccAGTCCATCATATTCATTGCCGCGGGCTACGAAACAACTTCAGCATTACTGACTATGTCCTCCTACCTCCTTGCTACCAACCCCGATCACCAAGACAAACTCATCGCCGAGGTCGACGAAGTCGCACCAAAACGCGACGACGTCAGCTACTCGACCATCTCCAAGATGCCCTACCTAGATCAGGTTATTTGTGAGGCTCTCAGGATCTACCCGCCTGCTACGCTGTAAGTGAGCTTAGAACTTATTTCATATGATCTTTTTCCCCCATCGGATATTCCCAATGCAAACAAATTTGATGCATGTAATTGCAATTTAACTATACGTGAAAGGAAGTCATATGTAGTTATGTTTCAATGTCACAGAACAAAATATTCCCCCCAAAGAACGAAGGTATCTTGCAAAAAAAGAATTTGCTCATGAAATTCTGCAATCGGAAGGTCGTTTAGCCAAGGCAATTTTGATTGCACACATTGTTGCAGGAAGTCGATCAGCAACCAATGCAAACTTGTATTGCATTGCAAGAGCtcagttgcaaaaggggctagatccacaaagatttttttggaaaagaatatttttcaaaattagaagacaggtagatttcttttgtTCCCAATATTATGTTGACATATAGGTattatgaaaatttatatttgcataagaatattgcaatattggggaataaaaaatgattttcttggagttaAACAGTAGCGAGCGTTGGTCCGCTCCGACACCTCAACGCCCGACACCGTTCCAGCAATCCTGTGTCCGCTCGTAAAACGCTTAATACCGCTCCACCAAAGTTTGTGCGACGTTAATCACCGCCCAGGCAAAGTTGGCGAAGCAGCGGTGGTCCAGCGTTTAAGATCTCTTCGTTGGCATTGCGGACCCAAGCGTCCACGAACTTGCGTCTAGCGGTGCGGAAATTGCCCGCTCCTCACTGTTTGCAATGTTTTGTGCAGGTAC
This genomic window from Lytechinus variegatus isolate NC3 chromosome 10, Lvar_3.0, whole genome shotgun sequence contains:
- the LOC121423121 gene encoding cytochrome P450 3A6-like, with protein sequence MGFLSLLSGFVSMTTLYLVVVLIVIFFAYDFWTHTYFKRRGIPGPPPKPIFGNALDFSRPSCEVLEEYGKRYGTIFGVYLWRKPIIVIADVDVLRNVMIKDYHRFYNKYPMPMKSGVFDLALFQLRDSQWKRIRDIMTPTFTGKKMKMMSDTINSCADTMVEKLRQSCEKDGNIDTVELFGSFIMDNVASCGFGLKVNSQKDKADPFVEHVSRFFKVSFTSPAFMAVSFMPVLKHVFRFLNITLFPKDVIDFFSDVTEKAVALRENNPMEKGADFLQLLIDAKNGQDETANENDDDDIHNKYFKNAGPDDDLPSKTQKYITREEMLGQSIIFIAAGYETTSALLTMSSYLLATNPDHQDKLIAEVDEVAPKRDDVSYSTISKMPYLDQVICEALRIYPPATLTDRQCGETCVYNGFTIEKGSHIWIPPYSIHRDPDHWPNPTKFDPDRFTKENREGRNPFTWIPFGAGPRICIGMRFAMMEAKMALVRSLQVVRFEVSPLTKIPPDVGPATILNPNDSYVLKVVQRY